One window of the Shimwellia blattae DSM 4481 = NBRC 105725 genome contains the following:
- a CDS encoding maleylacetate reductase, producing the protein MTPFIYTSRPARIRFGAGSLQFVAEEMDALGCRRALLLSTPDQQDDAQRLAHQLGERCAGLFSRAVMHTPVEVTEQALACFEQYQADCVIALGGGSTTGLGKAIAWRNNTPQIVIPTTYAGSEVTPVLGQTSNGIKHTLSDPSVLPEVVIYDPELTFSLPVSVSITSGLNAMAHAIEGLYARDRNPVTSLIAVEGIRALHQSLPVIARDPADSQARSQALYGAWLCGTVLGSVGMALHHKLCHTLGGSFNLPHAQTHAVMLPHTLAWNQHVAARELQPLAAFFGDDLACGVFYFAGKLGAPQSLQALGIGKDDLDQAADIAVSNPYWNPRPIEQTAIRALLQRAWSGHSPA; encoded by the coding sequence ATGACCCCTTTTATCTATACCTCACGCCCGGCCCGAATCCGGTTTGGTGCCGGAAGCCTACAGTTTGTCGCAGAAGAGATGGATGCCCTCGGCTGTCGGCGGGCACTGCTGCTGTCCACGCCTGACCAGCAGGATGACGCACAGCGCCTGGCCCATCAACTTGGTGAGCGCTGTGCGGGGCTCTTCTCCCGGGCCGTAATGCACACCCCGGTTGAGGTGACTGAACAGGCTCTGGCCTGTTTTGAGCAGTACCAGGCTGACTGCGTGATTGCCCTTGGCGGCGGCTCGACTACCGGCCTTGGTAAAGCTATCGCCTGGCGCAACAACACCCCGCAAATTGTGATCCCGACAACCTACGCGGGATCCGAAGTGACCCCGGTACTGGGCCAGACCAGCAATGGTATCAAACACACCCTGAGCGACCCTTCGGTGCTACCTGAGGTGGTAATTTACGATCCAGAGCTCACCTTCAGCCTGCCGGTTTCCGTAAGTATAACCAGTGGCCTGAATGCTATGGCTCATGCGATAGAGGGCCTATATGCCCGGGACCGCAATCCGGTCACCTCGCTAATAGCCGTAGAGGGGATCCGCGCCCTGCACCAGTCTCTGCCGGTGATAGCCCGTGATCCGGCAGACAGTCAGGCACGCAGCCAGGCGCTATACGGGGCCTGGCTGTGCGGTACGGTGCTGGGCAGCGTGGGCATGGCGCTACACCACAAGCTGTGCCACACCCTGGGAGGCAGTTTTAACCTGCCCCATGCCCAGACCCACGCCGTCATGCTGCCTCACACTCTGGCCTGGAACCAGCATGTTGCCGCCCGGGAGCTGCAGCCGCTGGCGGCGTTTTTCGGTGACGATCTGGCCTGCGGGGTGTTTTACTTCGCCGGAAAACTGGGCGCTCCCCAGAGTTTACAGGCGCTGGGCATAGGTAAAGACGATCTGGACCAGGCTGCGGACATTGCCGTCAGCAACCCTTACTGGAACCCGCGCCCGATAGAGCAGACGGCTAT
- a CDS encoding bifunctional 3-(3-hydroxy-phenyl)propionate/3-hydroxycinnamic acid hydroxylase: MNNMTTQRCAPGARFDADVAIVGAGPTGTLLAILLARQGHQVTLVERWPQPYSRPRAVTFDHEIARILSVLGIDADNDPAIDHHDALYYWRNAAGEDLQIVDWQSTSASGWRVRYWFYQPDLEKRLLGLATGMENIRLIRGWEAHTLHQDENGILLSGQAAANAATESVRARYVVGADGANSFVRQALDLPLVDQGFFYDWLILDMKPHQPRQMDPIHWQLCDPQRPTTIVPGGPGRLRWEFMALPGESREELAREDNAWQLLRPWNVTAQNATLERSAVYRFQACLADNWRRGRGMIAGDAAHLMPPFAGEGMCAGLRDAAALSWRLDAILRGVMDERILDSYTSERREHARHYIEFSMYLGRIICITDPQQATLRDQQMQAELRATGGTPLPTDQAALGPGAWCSDAPHAGEIAHQGRVRRDDREDRFDEIAGRGWMVIGYGVCPRQALAEHQLTALARLNAHFVVLGPPGSECDIEDSDGVYGAWLAASETRYLVVRPDFYVATSARTAGHFRQQIACWLAQLPLTHAQSPLAVTH; the protein is encoded by the coding sequence ATGAACAACATGACGACGCAACGTTGCGCGCCCGGCGCACGCTTTGATGCCGATGTAGCGATTGTCGGTGCCGGGCCAACAGGAACCCTGCTGGCTATTCTGCTGGCCCGTCAGGGGCATCAGGTCACCCTTGTTGAGCGCTGGCCTCAGCCTTACAGTCGCCCCAGAGCCGTAACCTTTGATCACGAGATTGCCCGGATCCTCTCCGTCCTCGGGATCGATGCGGATAACGATCCCGCTATCGATCATCATGACGCGCTCTACTACTGGCGCAATGCTGCCGGGGAGGATCTGCAAATTGTTGACTGGCAGAGTACCTCCGCATCCGGCTGGCGGGTGCGCTACTGGTTCTATCAGCCGGATCTGGAAAAGCGGCTGCTCGGGCTCGCAACAGGTATGGAGAACATCCGGCTGATTCGCGGCTGGGAGGCCCATACCCTGCACCAGGATGAGAACGGTATCCTGCTTAGCGGGCAGGCCGCAGCAAACGCCGCCACCGAATCTGTCCGCGCCCGGTATGTGGTGGGGGCCGATGGTGCAAACAGCTTTGTGCGCCAGGCGCTGGATCTGCCCCTGGTCGATCAGGGGTTTTTCTATGACTGGCTGATCCTCGATATGAAGCCGCACCAGCCGCGCCAGATGGATCCGATCCACTGGCAGCTTTGCGATCCCCAAAGACCAACCACTATTGTTCCCGGCGGACCGGGCCGCCTGCGCTGGGAGTTTATGGCCCTGCCTGGTGAATCCCGGGAGGAGTTAGCCCGGGAGGATAACGCCTGGCAACTGCTCCGGCCGTGGAATGTGACTGCGCAGAATGCCACCCTTGAGCGCAGCGCCGTATACCGCTTCCAGGCTTGTCTGGCTGATAACTGGCGGCGCGGGCGGGGCATGATTGCCGGTGATGCCGCCCACCTGATGCCGCCCTTTGCCGGGGAAGGGATGTGCGCCGGGCTGCGTGACGCCGCGGCGCTGAGCTGGCGGCTGGATGCGATACTGCGCGGCGTAATGGACGAGCGCATCCTCGACAGCTATACCAGCGAGCGCCGGGAACACGCTCGCCACTATATTGAGTTCTCCATGTACCTTGGGCGGATTATCTGCATTACCGATCCGCAGCAGGCCACCCTGCGGGACCAGCAAATGCAGGCGGAACTGCGCGCCACGGGCGGCACTCCGCTCCCGACCGATCAGGCCGCACTCGGCCCTGGAGCCTGGTGTAGCGACGCCCCCCACGCTGGCGAAATCGCCCACCAGGGGAGAGTCCGGCGTGATGATCGCGAAGATCGTTTTGATGAGATCGCCGGACGCGGTTGGATGGTTATCGGTTACGGCGTCTGCCCGCGCCAGGCGCTGGCGGAGCATCAGCTAACTGCACTGGCGCGGCTCAACGCGCACTTTGTGGTGCTGGGCCCCCCGGGAAGCGAGTGCGACATTGAAGATAGCGACGGCGTTTACGGTGCCTGGCTTGCCGCCAGCGAGACCCGCTATCTGGTGGTGCGCCCGGATTTTTATGTGGCTACCAGCGCCCGCACAGCCGGGCATTTTCGCCAACAAATAGCGTGCTGGTTAGCACAGCTGCCCTTAACCCACGCCCAGTCCCCCCTTGCCGTAACCCACTGA
- a CDS encoding sigma-54-dependent Fis family transcriptional regulator, with translation MDLATQLRLIPEQGHIWLGEQRAFLLQLPAFAAFRKRLIHAVGVPQARYLLAHMGFITGATDARRARQVRGSRQDAFQAGPLFHAMEGITHPETVRMEIDPARGHFYIEQIWHDSLEASTWPAHLPASREPVCWMQTGHACGFNSTFFGQEIQFREVECRAMGHDHCRIIGKTPQMWQTPAPVFTPAVAVPFSGLVGRDPAFLHACRQAEKIASREVTVLLRGESGVGKERFARLLHQLSPRVRGPFVAVNCAAIPDNLIESELFGVEKGAFTGANRSRAGYFEQASGGTLLLDEIGALSASAQDKLLRVLQEREVQRLGGERRLPVDIRLLAATNARLEEAVREGRFREDLFFRINVVPLVIPALRERPRDISLLIRYFFRQYTERHQRQIAGFTPGALRTLLSWHYPGNVRELENIIERGVVLAEEGQRIGLAELMIPEARRTRSTGISADPAPLLQQWLDNHSLNTLVDTAVQRALVRAEGNISQAARLLGLTRRQLEHRLKKSPRS, from the coding sequence GTGGATCTGGCCACCCAGTTGCGCCTGATACCGGAGCAAGGGCATATCTGGCTGGGGGAGCAGCGGGCATTTTTGCTGCAGCTTCCGGCATTTGCTGCCTTTCGCAAACGACTGATTCACGCAGTCGGGGTGCCCCAGGCGCGCTATCTGCTGGCTCATATGGGGTTTATCACCGGTGCGACTGATGCCCGGCGGGCCAGGCAGGTGCGGGGATCGCGCCAGGATGCCTTTCAGGCCGGGCCGCTGTTTCACGCAATGGAAGGCATCACCCACCCGGAGACGGTACGCATGGAAATTGATCCGGCGCGCGGTCATTTTTACATCGAGCAGATCTGGCATGACTCGCTGGAGGCCAGCACCTGGCCTGCCCATTTGCCCGCCTCCCGGGAGCCGGTGTGCTGGATGCAAACCGGCCACGCCTGTGGTTTTAACAGCACGTTCTTTGGCCAGGAGATCCAGTTCCGGGAAGTGGAGTGCCGGGCCATGGGCCACGACCACTGCCGGATCATCGGCAAAACGCCGCAGATGTGGCAAACCCCGGCGCCGGTATTTACTCCGGCTGTTGCGGTGCCCTTTTCTGGGTTGGTGGGGCGCGATCCGGCATTTCTGCACGCCTGCCGCCAGGCGGAGAAAATTGCCAGCCGGGAGGTCACTGTGCTGCTGCGCGGTGAGAGCGGCGTAGGTAAAGAGCGCTTTGCCCGGCTATTGCACCAGTTAAGCCCCCGCGTCCGGGGGCCGTTTGTGGCGGTAAACTGCGCGGCTATCCCGGATAATCTTATCGAGTCTGAACTGTTCGGGGTTGAGAAGGGGGCATTTACCGGCGCAAACCGCAGCCGCGCGGGCTATTTTGAACAGGCCAGCGGTGGCACCCTGTTGCTGGATGAAATTGGCGCGCTCTCTGCCAGCGCACAGGACAAACTGCTGCGGGTTTTGCAGGAGCGGGAGGTGCAGCGCTTAGGGGGGGAGCGTCGGCTGCCGGTCGATATCCGCCTGCTGGCGGCGACCAATGCCCGGCTGGAGGAGGCCGTGCGCGAGGGTCGGTTTCGTGAGGATCTCTTCTTTCGTATTAATGTGGTACCGCTGGTGATCCCCGCACTGCGGGAGCGGCCCCGGGATATTTCTCTGTTGATCCGTTACTTTTTCCGCCAGTATACGGAGCGCCACCAGCGCCAGATTGCCGGTTTCACACCCGGAGCGCTGCGCACCCTGCTGTCCTGGCACTACCCGGGGAACGTGCGTGAGCTGGAAAATATTATTGAGCGTGGGGTGGTGCTGGCCGAAGAGGGGCAGCGCATCGGGCTTGCGGAGCTGATGATCCCGGAGGCGCGCCGCACGCGCTCCACGGGGATTTCTGCCGATCCGGCCCCGTTGCTCCAGCAGTGGCTGGACAACCACTCCCTCAACACTCTGGTTGATACCGCAGTACAGCGGGCGCTGGTCAGGGCGGAGGGCAATATCAGCCAGGCCGCTCGCCTGCTGGGGCTGACCCGCCGCCAGCTGGAGCACCGGCTGAAAAAATCACCCCGCAGCTGA